In a single window of the Desulfocurvibacter africanus subsp. africanus DSM 2603 genome:
- a CDS encoding GGDEF domain-containing protein — protein MDLGTSVELMWGLGLAEYEATLLQSLAGDEYQLRNWPLSALPNPADMQGESPALAWISADAWDGLPAEHRTALQEWDAPLRILILDEKATDLCYEDVAEQGFLTTIRCPLRREAVQDVLFRAREIRTMYTDVISMTKEILLERELLARKTDQLQFLNRILTRASESLDPRTIMNRAREDMDMLFPVQAVQALFWRETAAGPEAELYLSPGLSAESRRHWCAYLLEQAAPIIGREVRSYTIVPLETRSQGQEGDIGGPQPAAVVAMPLRTGLTPFGLLALSSKEPVSLARDQVQTITAAVQHLALALKNALLYREVQTMADFDGLTRIHNRQSFDRRLREELARHKRYQQPISLLMLDLDHFKRINDSFGHEAGDMVLRELGRILSESMRETDIAARYGGEEFVVILPHTDESNAHTLAQRLRAAICGKIFHFHGQTFQVTVSIGISSIDAASVDLDTNLVREADQALYLAKRNGRNMVCRQADEDSLQAAGN, from the coding sequence ATGGATCTCGGTACGAGCGTGGAGCTCATGTGGGGCCTGGGATTGGCCGAATACGAAGCCACGCTTCTGCAGTCCCTTGCCGGCGATGAGTACCAGTTGCGCAACTGGCCGCTTTCGGCCCTGCCCAACCCGGCCGACATGCAGGGCGAGAGCCCGGCGTTGGCCTGGATTTCCGCCGACGCCTGGGACGGCCTGCCAGCCGAGCACAGAACCGCCCTGCAGGAATGGGATGCACCGTTGCGCATTCTCATCCTGGACGAAAAGGCCACGGACCTCTGCTATGAGGATGTGGCCGAGCAGGGCTTCCTGACCACCATACGCTGCCCCCTGCGACGCGAGGCTGTCCAGGACGTATTGTTCCGGGCCCGCGAAATCCGCACCATGTACACGGACGTCATCTCCATGACCAAGGAGATACTCCTGGAACGCGAGTTGCTGGCGCGCAAGACGGACCAGTTGCAGTTCCTCAACCGCATCCTGACCCGCGCCTCCGAAAGCCTGGACCCGCGGACCATCATGAACCGCGCCCGCGAGGACATGGACATGCTCTTCCCGGTGCAGGCCGTGCAGGCTCTGTTCTGGCGCGAAACCGCGGCCGGCCCCGAGGCTGAGCTATATCTTTCGCCCGGCCTTTCCGCCGAGAGCCGTCGCCATTGGTGCGCTTATCTCCTGGAGCAGGCCGCGCCCATCATCGGGCGCGAGGTCCGCAGCTACACCATTGTGCCGTTGGAGACCCGTTCCCAGGGCCAGGAAGGCGACATAGGCGGGCCGCAGCCCGCCGCGGTCGTAGCCATGCCCCTGCGCACGGGCCTGACGCCCTTCGGCCTGCTGGCCTTGTCCAGCAAGGAACCCGTATCCCTGGCCCGCGATCAGGTACAGACCATCACCGCCGCGGTGCAGCATTTGGCCCTGGCGCTCAAGAACGCCCTGCTATACCGCGAGGTCCAGACCATGGCCGACTTCGACGGCCTGACGCGCATCCACAACCGCCAAAGCTTTGATAGGCGATTGCGCGAGGAGCTGGCCCGCCACAAGCGCTACCAGCAGCCCATCTCACTGCTCATGCTCGACCTCGACCACTTCAAGCGCATCAACGATTCCTTCGGCCACGAGGCCGGGGACATGGTCCTGCGCGAACTTGGCCGCATCCTGAGCGAAAGCATGCGCGAGACGGACATTGCAGCGCGCTACGGCGGCGAGGAGTTCGTGGTCATCCTGCCGCACACGGACGAAAGCAATGCCCACACTTTGGCCCAGCGGCTGCGCGCGGCCATCTGCGGCAAGATATTTCATTTCCACGGCCAGACATTCCAGGTCACCGTTTCCATCGGCATCTCCTCCATCGACGCCGCAAGCGTGGACCTGGACACCAACCTTGTGCGCGAGGCGGACCAAGCCTTGTACCTGGCCAAACGCAACGGCCGGAACATGGTCTGCCGCCAGGCCGACGAAGACAGTCTGCAGGCGGCCGGAAACTAG
- a CDS encoding glycosyltransferase family 4 protein — MHARRIWATLDPYHEPGAILGRRVANEHFLCSLLSAGAFDEHHFFLAGGSQEKALREFLEQRFPGLAGKGGLRFFSRLDLPRMLHATDYHCFHLSDCIVSQPHMARLRNLYSGRIFPVTGPTHSLSYSEHMTAMLQHLWPGTTARDCIVATSRSGQEAVLAYFRELRQRLGLDSERFREPKVERIPLGVDLAAMAPLPGERRAEVRKTLGFGPDMVMVLVFGRIQHHSKLDLLPMVRAFQRLAAMGLGRDRVGLVLGGWADKGDAFHATLQEIAANAGLHMRVVLRPTDEQKRELFGAADVFCSPSDNPQETFGLTMLEASAMGLPIVASDYDGYRDLVVHGETGLLAPTLGMARSGELDAQARVLFDNQYHLLLGQGTVVDVRSLAEALGRLAADPGLRLNMGAAGRRRVEREYSWESVIQRHVALWDALWDVEPGGDLAAAHPLHAPYAEIFAANPSSRLSPDVRLVCTKAGEAVLREREFPLIYGGVAEWVDPRLLRMLIFLARKPAQAFDLLTRLREAKPDLSLERAEFLLLWTLKQDFLERAETA; from the coding sequence ATGCACGCACGACGTATCTGGGCCACCTTGGACCCCTATCATGAGCCCGGCGCGATTCTGGGCCGCCGGGTGGCCAACGAGCACTTTCTATGCTCCCTGCTGTCCGCCGGGGCTTTTGATGAGCATCATTTCTTCCTGGCTGGCGGAAGTCAGGAAAAGGCCCTGCGCGAGTTCCTGGAGCAGCGCTTTCCCGGCCTCGCCGGGAAAGGCGGATTGCGCTTTTTTTCCAGGTTGGACCTGCCTCGCATGCTCCACGCCACGGACTATCACTGCTTCCACCTCTCGGATTGCATCGTGAGCCAGCCGCATATGGCCCGGCTGCGCAACCTCTATTCCGGGCGCATCTTCCCGGTCACGGGCCCTACGCACTCCTTGAGCTATTCCGAGCACATGACGGCCATGCTCCAGCACCTCTGGCCCGGGACAACGGCGCGCGACTGTATCGTAGCCACGTCGCGCTCGGGCCAAGAGGCCGTGCTGGCCTATTTCCGCGAGCTGCGCCAGCGCCTCGGCCTGGATTCCGAGCGGTTCCGCGAGCCGAAGGTGGAGCGCATCCCTCTGGGCGTTGACCTTGCGGCCATGGCCCCGCTGCCCGGCGAGCGCCGGGCGGAGGTGCGTAAGACCCTGGGCTTCGGCCCGGACATGGTCATGGTGCTCGTGTTCGGACGCATCCAGCATCATTCCAAGTTGGACCTGCTGCCCATGGTGCGCGCTTTTCAGCGTCTGGCCGCGATGGGCCTGGGACGGGATCGGGTGGGCCTGGTGCTCGGAGGCTGGGCGGACAAGGGCGATGCATTCCACGCAACCCTGCAGGAGATCGCCGCCAATGCCGGCCTGCACATGCGTGTGGTCCTGCGGCCCACGGACGAGCAAAAGCGCGAGCTGTTCGGCGCGGCCGACGTGTTCTGCTCACCCTCGGACAACCCGCAGGAGACCTTCGGTCTGACCATGCTGGAGGCCTCGGCCATGGGACTGCCGATTGTAGCCTCGGACTACGACGGCTACCGGGACCTGGTGGTTCATGGTGAAACCGGACTGCTCGCGCCCACCCTCGGGATGGCCCGCAGCGGCGAGCTCGACGCCCAGGCGCGGGTGCTCTTCGATAACCAGTACCACCTGCTGCTCGGTCAGGGTACTGTCGTGGACGTGCGCTCTCTGGCCGAGGCCCTGGGCCGTCTGGCGGCCGATCCCGGTCTTCGCCTGAACATGGGCGCGGCGGGCCGGCGCCGCGTGGAGCGCGAGTATTCCTGGGAGTCGGTGATCCAGCGCCATGTGGCCCTGTGGGACGCCTTGTGGGATGTTGAGCCCGGCGGAGACCTGGCTGCCGCGCACCCCCTGCATGCGCCCTATGCGGAAATATTTGCCGCTAATCCGAGCTCCCGGCTCTCGCCCGATGTCCGGCTTGTTTGTACCAAGGCCGGCGAGGCAGTGTTGCGCGAGCGGGAGTTCCCGCTGATCTATGGAGGCGTGGCGGAGTGGGTCGATCCCAGGCTCCTGCGCATGCTGATCTTCCTGGCCCGCAAGCCCGCGCAGGCCTTTGATCTGCTGACGCGGCTGCGCGAGGCCAAGCCGGATCTGAGCCTGGAGCGCGCCGAGTTCCTGCTCCTGTGGACTCTCAAACAGGACTTCCTCGAACGCGCGGAGACTGCCTGA
- a CDS encoding glycosyltransferase, with translation MTASALTVTHHTCLEQRGGAARVADMLAGWQAGSGMRVGHTFELAETEAGRQRQQSRIWLDDLRDAARSGGLVHLHATRDWPALLEGLAGQIPPLPKPVLTLHDCALLTGGCIYILNCPHYAFGCVEPCPRSHGQVRERREHIEQALRSLSPLAVSPSRWLRDLAAQRFPWLDLRVVPNGVEWPEARPDKVEARRRLGLAAEARLTLFVAHGGTSAAWKGGDIWMDMFKLIKTREPRAVACMLGGEKQERRGDVFLWPYVDRERMTLFLTAADVLVYPSRADNHPLIVLEAMAAGTCVAATAVGGIPEQIRDGETGALVRGDWLALAERTATLLAHPRQTRTMGINAFETGRARFSLQRMAADYLRVYAQAVAD, from the coding sequence ATGACCGCAAGCGCCTTGACCGTTACGCACCACACCTGTCTGGAGCAGCGCGGCGGCGCGGCCCGCGTGGCAGACATGCTTGCCGGCTGGCAGGCCGGGTCCGGCATGCGCGTAGGGCATACCTTCGAGCTGGCCGAGACCGAAGCCGGCCGACAACGCCAGCAGTCCAGGATCTGGTTGGATGACTTGCGGGATGCCGCCAGGAGCGGCGGTCTTGTGCACCTGCACGCCACCCGCGACTGGCCGGCGCTGCTGGAAGGTCTGGCCGGCCAAATTCCGCCGCTGCCCAAGCCCGTGCTCACGCTGCACGATTGCGCGCTCCTTACGGGCGGGTGCATCTACATTTTGAACTGCCCCCATTACGCCTTCGGCTGCGTGGAGCCTTGCCCCAGGAGCCACGGGCAGGTGCGGGAACGCCGCGAGCACATCGAGCAGGCCTTGCGCAGCCTGTCGCCGCTGGCGGTCAGTCCCTCGCGCTGGTTGCGGGATCTTGCGGCGCAACGCTTCCCCTGGCTCGACCTGCGTGTGGTTCCCAATGGCGTGGAGTGGCCCGAAGCCCGGCCGGACAAGGTCGAAGCCCGGAGGCGTCTGGGCTTGGCGGCCGAAGCGCGCCTGACCCTGTTCGTGGCCCACGGCGGCACGTCCGCGGCCTGGAAGGGCGGCGACATCTGGATGGACATGTTCAAGCTCATCAAGACCCGCGAACCGCGAGCCGTGGCCTGCATGCTGGGCGGGGAAAAGCAGGAGCGCCGAGGCGACGTTTTCCTGTGGCCCTACGTGGACCGTGAGCGCATGACGCTATTCCTCACCGCGGCCGATGTGCTTGTCTATCCCTCGCGCGCGGACAATCATCCGCTCATCGTGCTGGAGGCCATGGCAGCCGGGACCTGCGTGGCCGCCACCGCCGTGGGCGGCATTCCGGAGCAGATCCGCGACGGCGAGACGGGCGCACTGGTGCGCGGCGACTGGCTCGCCCTGGCCGAGCGGACAGCGACGTTGCTTGCGCACCCCCGACAGACGCGAACCATGGGCATCAATGCCTTCGAGACGGGCCGCGCACGCTTCTCGCTCCAGCGGATGGCCGCCGACTACCTGCGCGTCTACGCACAGGCCGTAGCCGACTAA
- a CDS encoding ferritin-like domain-containing protein, whose amino-acid sequence MAVPIKVSDELKGMLNEAIARELSVSISYMWQHVLMTGVQGFAVRGEIKKISIAEMKHAEEIAERLVYLGGKPTTQPTEIKVGENLKQMMQINAGQEVGAIELYRKIIAKAESEDDKVTADMFRDILGQEEEHHNTFTGFLEES is encoded by the coding sequence ATGGCGGTGCCCATCAAGGTGTCGGATGAATTGAAAGGCATGCTCAACGAGGCGATTGCCCGCGAGCTTTCGGTGTCCATTTCGTACATGTGGCAGCATGTGCTCATGACCGGCGTCCAGGGCTTCGCGGTCCGGGGCGAGATCAAGAAGATATCCATCGCGGAGATGAAGCACGCCGAGGAAATCGCCGAGCGGCTGGTGTACCTGGGCGGCAAGCCCACGACTCAGCCGACGGAAATCAAGGTCGGCGAGAACCTCAAACAGATGATGCAGATCAACGCCGGCCAGGAAGTGGGGGCAATCGAACTGTACCGCAAGATCATCGCCAAGGCCGAGAGCGAGGACGACAAGGTCACGGCCGACATGTTCCGCGACATCCTGGGCCAGGAAGAGGAACACCACAACACGTTCACGGGGTTCCTGGAGGAGAGCTGA
- a CDS encoding HPP family protein has translation MNNKDIPTATLDSRSLRPEECEGNSCRESVLRYLTKMRGKSVAPPCPCLREVCWSWLGAFLGILAVSFLSHKMMDGTGPLMLVGSFGASAVLIYGAVESPLAQPRNLLGGHVLSALIGVAVAKLLPEAVWIAAPLAVATSIAAMHVTRTLHPPGGATALIAVIGGEPVRALGFMYALAPVGLGALIMLAVALAVNNLSPRRCYPVFWR, from the coding sequence ATGAATAATAAAGATATCCCCACCGCGACTCTCGACAGCCGCTCTCTCCGGCCTGAAGAGTGCGAGGGGAACTCCTGTCGCGAGTCAGTCCTGCGCTATCTGACTAAAATGCGCGGCAAGAGCGTCGCACCGCCCTGCCCGTGCCTGCGCGAAGTCTGCTGGTCCTGGCTCGGGGCCTTCCTCGGCATTCTCGCCGTATCCTTCCTGAGCCATAAGATGATGGACGGCACCGGTCCGCTCATGCTCGTGGGCTCCTTCGGAGCTTCGGCCGTGCTCATCTACGGGGCCGTGGAAAGCCCCCTGGCCCAACCGCGCAACCTGCTGGGCGGCCATGTGCTCTCGGCGCTCATCGGCGTGGCAGTGGCCAAGCTGCTGCCCGAAGCCGTGTGGATCGCCGCGCCGCTGGCCGTGGCCACGTCCATCGCGGCCATGCACGTCACGCGCACCCTGCACCCGCCCGGAGGGGCCACGGCGCTCATCGCGGTCATCGGCGGCGAGCCTGTGCGCGCCCTCGGCTTCATGTACGCCCTGGCGCCCGTGGGCCTGGGCGCGCTCATCATGCTCGCCGTGGCCCTGGCGGTGAACAACCTCTCGCCCAGGCGCTGCTATCCGGTATTCTGGCGCTAA